Below is a window of Littorina saxatilis isolate snail1 linkage group LG2, US_GU_Lsax_2.0, whole genome shotgun sequence DNA.
TAAAAGGTTAGAACAAAATGATTTTACATCTAAAAAACCTCACTAGGGTCGCCATTGAGCCTGTGTGAACAAATGCTTCAAACGCTGAAAAAACACACTTGTGTCTGAGTTATATGTCAAAACCGAAAGTTGCTGTCTCTAAGTCCTCGCACTCGAAACTACACCCGGCTGCCAGTTTGATTTTATCGTTAACATTATCCTTACTACATAAACACATTGTAGTTCAAATTTTCCCTTTTCACTGTGTCAAAAGTCAGACCAGTACTCTTCCAGTTAATGAACCTGTCACTCGGAAGGTATCGTGTCTGGAACGACAGCAAATGTGTCTGTCGATTGtagactgaaactgaaactttTACCCATTCTCATTTTTAAAGAAGGTTGTTGGGTTGTCAGTCAGTAGATCAGTTTGAGAGGGCCAGCTCATTTAACTTCATACCCACTGGAGAGCAAAGGAGATGCTTGCATGCCTACTTTCAAGGAAACGAAGCATGTTGGCCATGTATTTTGGCTGATAAAGCTTACGATATTGAGCAGCACTCTGTCACTTTCAGGTAAAACAAACAATACTGAGTCCTGCATTTGACATGTTAACAACTTAACATACACCATTCCCTGTTACTTAGAACATTACTCATATTTGTCTGGGTTTTATTCATGCTAGTTACTTCAAGCTTGTCATTATGAACCCAACACAGTTTCTTTTGCTTTCTACTGATACTTGTTCTTCAGTTTAACATTGACGAAATCAAGAATATTTCTTCCCTGACTCAGGCTGTCATCCTAATTTCATCTCAAGCCTGTCAACATAAACCAAAACCGGTTTCCTTTGCCTTCACTTGTACTTGTTCTTGAGTTTAACATTGATCGTCAGAGGGCTTTCCAGACGCTGACTCAGGCTGACGTCATCTCTTCCTCTCATCGCTTCCGCCTTTCCAGGAACATTCTTGACCTGCACGACTCCCATCGTGCTTTGTCGGCCATTGTTACTCATGCTGGAATTCCCCTTTACGACGGCTGACTCATAAATGAGGTGGTTTACCATTTGGCTCTTGGTGATCAGTTCCCTTTGGTTTGGATGACGTACTTCTTTCATCAGTTCAGCCTGAAGAGGAAAAGGATGCGTAATCGTGAATTGACCAGGGCAGTAATTGTTGTTGTCTTCAAGGGGTACTGCTTTGAGTTGCGTTTCTTCGCTCAAGTGAATGTCTGCCGTCATCTCATAGTCCTCGTCTAGATAGATTTCCAGTTCTTGTACATTCATGTGGTCGAGTAGCTCTTGCAGTTTATTGCCGCCGCAAGCTTCGAGTAGCATGTCTTCGTCCAGACCGATCTCAGAAGAGCATGGTTCTGCTGAAGGTTTGAGATTGGTAGGACAATTCTGGTAAAGCACAGCACCAGcaatatccccagacatttccATCTTCTTGAAGATATGTGCCGGAGAGCTCTGTTGTCCTGTCACGGTTCCTGGGGGCACTGTCATAGCTTTCTTCTCTACCTCCATCTTCCAGCCGGTCGTGGCCGGGTCCGAGCAAGGAGTGGACACGGTTTCATCGGCCATGGTCACGGTTGAGAAATCCATGGCCGACTGGGAGGCCCCTTGGAATGCCGCCACTGGCGGGCCTGGGGCTTCTGATCTCGTGTGTGGGATGACCATCGGTGTTTCGTGGGCTTGTGCTGCCAAGTTCGACGAGTTCACGGTGACAGGCATAACCTCCGCTGCTGAAGACATTGTCGAGGCATTGGTGATGAGTTCCTCTGCTGCAGTAAATGCGTCTTGTGGATGATACCCACCAAACAGTTGCCCTGTCGCAGAAGTCAGGTCCATGTCCGCAAGCAGGTCCATTACGTCAGGAGAGGCGGTGTTGCTATCAGCTGATGGGGTATCTTGCTGAACTGCCATGTATTCTTCCCCGCTAGGAACGAGCGTAGAGATATTGTCTCCGGTGTTCCAGTGGCGGTCTGATGGCGCTGATGATGACGGAAAAGCTAGAAGCCCATCTGGTCTTATGTTCGACATCCTCCCCTGCTGCTGATCCCCCGTAAACGTAAACACCCGATCTTCGTCGTTGGACTGAGGTTGGGTCACAACCCCTTGGCGGCTTCTCTGAACGATTTCAAGGTTAAACCCATTGCCTTGGTTCGGGGCCATTGCGCCAGCTTTTCCTGTGTTGTCATAGTGCGTTGAAGCCGAGCAAGGAGCATTCTTGCTGTGATTCTCAGGTGGCGCCCTACCAGTATTTTTTGTCTTCTGGGATTGACTCGGGCCTGAACTGCGAGATGCCTTCGACTGAATCAGCCAAGGGGATGACCCCGTAGCTCGCTGCTGTTCACTTGGGACTTCGTTATGAGTTTCCCTGCTGCGATCCTGAGACGGGGTTGGGTAGATACCTTTGGACTTCTGTTTTCGCATAGATGCGTGTCCTTGGGTTGACTTTGGAGTCGCTTGAGCTGCTCCGGAGGATGTGGGACGACCTCTGAAGGAAGCGGGTGGAGACGATGAACCAGCAGTCCCGGCTGAGGATGGTGCGGCGTGAGATACAACGCATTTGACGCTAGTCAGCACAAAAACAAATGCGTGAAGCAATGTATTGAGCTGAAAGATCTGTCGATGGAGCTTGATTtgctcctcttctctctctgcgGCAATCTGTAATAATAGAAAACGTGTAAGCAGTACTTTTAGCTGCTTAAAATGTGCAAGAACCAAAGCGATAGGATGTGCGAGGGAAGGGATGGGCGACCAAAAACCCGAATTTAGCGTCCTGAAAGGCACTTCCCTTCAACCCTATTCACCACCGAAACAAAGCAAGAATTTACAGAAACTAATTGGTGTATCTGAACCATTATAGGCAATGCTGAGCGCTCCAAACACAACTAAGAGCTCCGTAACAAAGATGTGGAATTATCTTGACCTGTGTGTCTTACCTTTCCGCCCgttaagcttttttttttttttaacacgtttttatttctttttggtacacgacatcaacatcagacagcaacataAAAAAACATCAACCATACAAAGCTATGCATAATTAATAAAATTAATagcgaaaaaaaacaaaacaaaacaaacaaaacaaaaaacgggAAAACACACTaaagcatacaatcacacagcCCATATTCAATACATTTCTAAATTATGTAAACAAGCTCTTCGTCTccttttttttatgtttctatttGACCGCCCGTTAAGCTTACCGGAAAATGACACGAGATTCACGAATGCTTACCTTCTCAAGTTCTTTATTTTCGCTTTTCTTTTTCAGGTAGCTTTTTTGGGCAGCCTCCCGGTTTCGCTGTCTTCTTCGTTCGTTTTTGTCCATGGTACTTCTGCAACAAAGAAGAtctgtattttgttttgttgtcttcTACTACATGTGTTATTCAGGCTTTGTTGCTGATAGCCAGTATTTTCATCGCAAGATtaaacagagagtgagaggcGGAGCCTTTTATAATCTGTAGATAATTCAGGTAGATTCTGAGGGTCTCGTTTAACTATCTCTGTGGGAGTTAATTCGCCTAGTACAGTCCCCTGAAGAGTAAGTTGCTATAAATAATCTAACTACATGCCCCTTCCGATTAagactgaacaataaatacacatGACATCAGATGTTGAAGTAcgaaaatcaaaaacaaaaagaaacataataactcactctctctctctctctctctctctctctctctctctctctctctctctctctctctctctctctctctctctctccctctccctctctctctctctctctctcacacacacacacacacacacacacacacacacacacacacacacacccacacacacaccacacacacacacacacaccaaatataATACAGAGACATGAAATAAACAGGCAGAAaagtatgcatgcatgcacgcaaaTCGTAAATAATATTTTACAACTGCGTTTTGTTGCCTTTTTACTGCGACgaaaaaaggaaggaaaaaacccactttgtTACATTCATTCGTGCAGTGCATTTTTAATACTAGCATTCTccagcattaaaaaaaaattcaaataaaGTGTTTGTTAAACAAGTCGGTAAAATGAACGTTGCTCGTCAGTAGAAAGGTACTACTGCAAAGTTAGTACAAAATGCAGGTTTTGAGACACTTTGGCAAGAgataatctttctttctttatttatttggtgtttaatgtcgtttttaaccacgaagggttatatcgcgacggggaaagggggaagatgggatagagccacttgtcaattgtttcttgttcacaaaagcactaatcaaaaatttgctccaggggcttgcaacgtagtacaatgtattaccttactgggagaatggcAAGAGATAATCGATACTAGACTCACACAAAGAAACTAAACATAGAACATTAGTTAATAACATGCATGCGACACTCATTACAGCTAATTACATAATCAATTAATCATTTGccaatatacaaacaaaacaaaaaccaattaAGTGCATTTAATGAATGATGAGACTGCAGTCACTGTCACGGGACTTCTATAAAACTAAAGGGAAgtaattattttattttctcgATTACTAGCTTTAAAACAAGAACTAAACAGAGGATTTTCATCAGATAGGATTTTCTTCGTGTTCTAAACGGATGTTTTGATAGGAAATACATAAAAGCGGGCCTTGAAATCAGCTTGGCGTTTAGCCTAATGTTTGCAGTAGGCTCTTCTTCACTAATTATactggcctagtggtaaggcgtccgccccgtgatcgggaggtcgtgggttcgaaccccggccgggtcatacctaagactttaaaattggcaatctagtggctgctccgcctggcgtctggcattatggggttataagtgctaggactggttggtccggtgtcagaattttgagacatgaagcctgtgctgcgatttctgtcttgtgtgtggcgcacgttatatgtaaaagcagcaccgccctaatatggcccttcgtggtcgg
It encodes the following:
- the LOC138959554 gene encoding uncharacterized protein isoform X2 is translated as MDKNERRRQRNREAAQKSYLKKKSENKELEKIAAEREEEQIKLHRQIFQLNTLLHAFVFVLTSVKCVVSHAAPSSAGTAGSSSPPASFRGRPTSSGAAQATPKSTQGHASMRKQKSKGIYPTPSQDRSRETHNEVPSEQQRATGSSPWLIQSKASRSSGPSQSQKTKNTGRAPPENHSKNAPCSASTHYDNTGKAGAMAPNQGNGFNLEIVQRSRQGVVTQPQSNDEDRVFTFTGDQQQGRMSNIRPDGLLAFPSSSAPSDRHWNTGDNISTLVPSGEEYMAVQQDTPSADSNTASPDVMDLLADMDLTSATGQLFGGYHPQDAFTAAEELITNASTMSSAAEVMPVTVNSSNLAAQAHETPMVIPHTRSEAPGPPVAAFQGASQSAMDFSTVTMADETVSTPCSDPATTGWKMEVEKKAMTVPPGTVTGQQSSPAHIFKKMEMSGDIAGAVLYQNCPTNLKPSAEPCSSEIGLDEDMLLEACGGNKLQELLDHMNVQELEIYLDEDYEMTADIHLSEETQLKAVPLEDNNNYCPGQFTITHPFPLQAELMKEVRHPNQRELITKSQMVNHLIYESAVVKGNSSMSNNGRQSTMGVVQVKNVPGKAEAMRGRDDVSLSQRLESPLTINVKLKNKYK
- the LOC138959554 gene encoding uncharacterized protein isoform X1, with product MTALSTMDKNERRRQRNREAAQKSYLKKKSENKELEKIAAEREEEQIKLHRQIFQLNTLLHAFVFVLTSVKCVVSHAAPSSAGTAGSSSPPASFRGRPTSSGAAQATPKSTQGHASMRKQKSKGIYPTPSQDRSRETHNEVPSEQQRATGSSPWLIQSKASRSSGPSQSQKTKNTGRAPPENHSKNAPCSASTHYDNTGKAGAMAPNQGNGFNLEIVQRSRQGVVTQPQSNDEDRVFTFTGDQQQGRMSNIRPDGLLAFPSSSAPSDRHWNTGDNISTLVPSGEEYMAVQQDTPSADSNTASPDVMDLLADMDLTSATGQLFGGYHPQDAFTAAEELITNASTMSSAAEVMPVTVNSSNLAAQAHETPMVIPHTRSEAPGPPVAAFQGASQSAMDFSTVTMADETVSTPCSDPATTGWKMEVEKKAMTVPPGTVTGQQSSPAHIFKKMEMSGDIAGAVLYQNCPTNLKPSAEPCSSEIGLDEDMLLEACGGNKLQELLDHMNVQELEIYLDEDYEMTADIHLSEETQLKAVPLEDNNNYCPGQFTITHPFPLQAELMKEVRHPNQRELITKSQMVNHLIYESAVVKGNSSMSNNGRQSTMGVVQVKNVPGKAEAMRGRDDVSLSQRLESPLTINVKLKNKYK